A window of Malania oleifera isolate guangnan ecotype guangnan chromosome 5, ASM2987363v1, whole genome shotgun sequence contains these coding sequences:
- the LOC131156010 gene encoding secreted RxLR effector protein 161-like — protein sequence MDDDVRDMSKVPYANAVGCLMYDMSDFSVMGYEDAYYANDLDDIRSTTGNALTFVGGPICWRSMVESLVALFKTELEYMALAKAAKEALWLKGLVKELVIQYA from the exons ATGGATGATGATgttcgtgacatgtcaaaggtcccataTGCCAATGCAGTGGGGTGCTTGATGTATgatatg AGTGATTTTTCAGTTATGGGATATGAGGATGCATACTATGCAAATGACTTGGATGACATAAGGTCTACAACAGGGAATGCGCTCAcctttgtgggaggacctatatgttggaggtccatggtagaGTCTCTAGTTGCACTATTTAAAACTGAGTTGGAGTATATGGCATTGGCCAaagctgccaaggaagcattgtggcttaaaGGATTGGTCAAGGAGTTGGTTATTCAGTATGCGTGA